CTGATTTCAGCGCTGTGCGCCACCCAGCAGCAGGCGTTTATCGGCGTGTTTGTGTTTATGATGCCGGCCATCTTGCTGTCGGGTTACGTGTCGCCGGTGGAAAATATGCCGGTCTGGCTGCAGAACCTGACCTGGGCCAATCCGATCCGCCACTTTACCGACATCACCAAGCAGATTTACCTGAAAGACGCCAGCTTTGACATTATCTGGGGCAGCCTGTGGCCGCTGCTGGTGATTACCGCCACCACCGGCAGCGCCGCCTACGCCATGTTCCGGCGGAAAATCGCCTGACGGCTGGCGGGACGGCCCGTCACCGTCTAGGCTACGTGGGAGTTTTTATCTTTATCGCCAAAGGAGAGCGCGATTTGTCTCAGGAAACTGCCGTCAAGGTCAAGAATAACGAATTCGATAATATGGTCCGCTTTGCCTTTCGGCTGACCGGGGTCAATATACTGATTCTGGCTGCGGTCGGTCTGATCGGCCTGCTGCAGCCGGAAGAGATGACCGCCTGGCTGGCCTTGGTGGTGCTGGGTCTGATAGGCATCAACCTGTTCGCCAACCTGATAGTGTTTTACCTGTCGCTGGTCGGGCTGTTCAAATCGACGCTGAAATGGCGTGCGGCGCTGGCGTTGTTGTTTTCGCTGGTGCTGTTTGCGCTGTATCTGTTAATCATCGCAGTCACGATGGCAGGATAAACCCAAGAGGCCGCGAACACGGCCTCTTTTGTCTGCTTTACCCTTCGCGACGGGCGGCAATTTTCGCCGCTGAACGCTTGCTGAAGCCTTCAAACGGGTTCCAGCCCTGGATCCCCCGCACTTCCTTCAGGTAATAGGCATAGTTGGCCACCGTAGCGCAAAGACCGGCATAGCAAATATTCAACGCACGGTAGACCGAATCATAATGGCCGCCGTTCGCATACTCCACCATGGCGACAATCACGTTCAGCACACCAGCACCAACGAACAGCACCAGCCCCTTTTTCCACAGCCCCAGAATACACATATAGATAATGCCGAAGAAAAAGGCGAAGAAATTAAATATGTACTTCATGCGCCCAAAGAAGCTAATTTCTTTAATTTTCTTGCGGTATTCCGGGGAGGTAATATCGCCGCCGACGCTATCAAAAAAATCAAAACGCGCCCGCCACTTAGGGCTAAGCTCTTTATCCTGACTCATAAAATCCTCTTTCTATCATCACAAAATTTAATGATTACCATCCTGTAGCGCGATTATTCAACGCAATGACATAAGTAATGTCAATGTATTATTAATTATTCGTTTATATTATGTAACGCGGATGGGCGTAAAAAAGCCCTGTTGCCAGGGCTTTATGCAGAAAGACAGATAGCTCGCGATGGCCGCCGGCCATCCGGTGCGTTAGCGGCGGTTGCCGAAGATACGCAGCAGCATCAGGAACAGGTTGATGAAGTCCAGATACAGCGTCAGCGCCCCGACGATGGCG
The nucleotide sequence above comes from Serratia rhizosphaerae. Encoded proteins:
- a CDS encoding DUF2628 domain-containing protein gives rise to the protein MSQDKELSPKWRARFDFFDSVGGDITSPEYRKKIKEISFFGRMKYIFNFFAFFFGIIYMCILGLWKKGLVLFVGAGVLNVIVAMVEYANGGHYDSVYRALNICYAGLCATVANYAYYLKEVRGIQGWNPFEGFSKRSAAKIAARREG